Part of the Besnoitia besnoiti strain Bb-Ger1 chromosome Unknown contig00015, whole genome shotgun sequence genome is shown below.
TCTTCCGGTGCAAACAGCGTCCGTGTGCTTGTGCGGAAGCTGGAAACACCAGTGCAACAAACGTCGCCGGTTCTGAGGGGCAGGTGGTAGTACATCGGAACGAGGAACGCGCGGCTCGTCCCGTCTATGCATGACAATGAGCAGCGTATTGTACTACTGAAGCTGTTGAGGAATACGAGAGTTCCGAGCCTGTCATCAGTTACAAGGTGCGTGTTTCCGTATCAGCCGGTATCCGGCGTAGGCGGTGCGGGCCGCTGACGGACCCGCCACCGTGTTGTCAACTCTGGTGAACACGCGTGTCAGGGATGTGGCGTGCCGGAGTGTTTGTAGCCACAGGACGTGGGAGCCGCTACCAATGCGCTAGGAGTTCGCCTGGCGTGGTAGCCTGTGCATCTGCTTTGCCATCGTATTGTTTCGCACCTTGTAGCAGGGAAGTGGTCGCGTGGCGTTTCAGAAACGCCGATACCCTCGTTTTCGGTTGCACACACTAATTCCTGTTACGTGGACGAGGTGAAGCTCAGGTGCCATCTGCCGGTCAACTCGCGGCGTGCTCGAACCCGTTATGATCGCCGTCCCGACCGAAGACCGTCCCGCAAGTATGTACTAACGCGGCACAGAGCCGCGGATGCTCGACCGAAAGACGCGGCGTTCGCAGAGCTCTTCGTTTGTGAAACAACTGCGTTCGCAACCGCGAACTGACATTGGAACCACAGGGCACACAAAAACGATAGGATGGAAAGCGGCGACCAATCTTGCCGGCTCGCGGCAGCTAACTCCTGCCCTAACACGGAAACGGCATGGCGTCGGATCTTCTTGTCGGGAAAAGTATCGAGCAGACTAATCAGTCGGGTGCTAGAGTTGACACAGTAAAAGCACCGCACACTCGTAGCCGAAATATGTCTCGTGCAGACTTCTACCGCGTTACCTGTGTCCACGTTGCGCGCGGAATACGGTGGTTTATGGTCTCGTATTAGCAGCTGACCATGTACGCTCGCCGGCATCGCGGTATTCCGTGAGAGTCACACCGAACAGAGCAGCAACCAGTGCCGTGACTCTCTGCGGTGCAACCGGCACTGTACGACGCTGCCTACGGGAAAATCGCTCCGCTCCGTGTACTCGTCGAAACACTAAACAACGCATCGCAGGAGCATTTCCCTTCTTCCCCTCTGGAGACCCGGGAACTCTTTTCTTCACTTCGACGTTGGTCACTGTAAAGTTCGTCTGGCCACTACGAGTGGTACGAACGATGTGGGTAAgtgcgcgtccgccgagAGTTCTCACTGCGGTGTCTGTGGAGCAACGGCCGAATCACGAAACCGGCGCATCCGTGCGGGGGCCGGGTTACCGGCGGATGGAAGGCCACCGCGAGACGACTGGGTCAAAATGTGAGTCCCTGTATGTGAGATGCATCTATATATAATTATACCCTGTTATAACTACAAGGATACGGTTACGCGCCAAAGACCCGCCCACCCCTTTCCTCCTGTTCCGCTTCTTGCAGCATAGCGTGCCCTTTCTACTATACAAGTGCACTGTTCTGTGGAAGAGAACCTTGTCGGCTTGAGCGTGTCTCTTGGCATCTTGTGAGTTATGTTGGTCTCCACGCTTCAGCTCCATGGCGGCATTTGTTTTCTCCTTGTGTGTCTCTGACCTGTGTGGTCTGCCGCGACAGGGCAGTGGGCCATGTCGTTCGCCTGGCCCGTCAGGTGAAATTACGAAGTGGACGCACTGCGGACGCCGCTAGCAATTCAGTTGCAGTTGACATTACTTCTTTTAACGAGGCACCTTATTTGATGAAACCTGCAATATAACAGAAGGATGGTGGGCGGGACCGACCCCAGGCCGCGACGAGTGGCGACACGGGCCGGGGGAAGGGGTGCGGTGTCGtggaagaagatgaaggcgCGGGGGTGGCAGAAGGGGAGAAGAGATGTACTGCGCGGGTGACCTAGTAGCAACCTGCTTCGCCACGAAGAGCAGCAGTGATGAAGACGTCAATGCTCAGCATGCCTTTCCCTCGCAGTGCTTCCAGGACCGGCAAGAACGGTTCTCCGCGGCCCTCTCCGCGTCACATGGCACATTTGGTCAGGATCATGTGGGCGGGGATCCTACCAGTCATGGCGGCGACAGCTCGTCATCGTCCGTCAGAGTTGGATAGCCGCTGGCAGGCAGTTGCCGTTGTCCTTTCATTTCCGTTTAGCGTGCATACGTATACGCCTGCGAATGGCGCTGTAGACACTGCGCCTACCAATGTCGGAGATGACGCCGTGGCGCCCTGGCCCTCCATGCTGGCTTCGTCTCGAAGACTGCGGGTCGtacgcgctggcgcagcccgccgccgcaggctaTCCGGTTCCACGGACGATTGCGACTTCTCCGACGCTCAACTGAGAACCCTGTCAAACAAAATAGATATGCTTTCCCTCGTCTATAAGAAAGAACGACATTGCTTTTACCAGCACGTGAGAGCGTGGGGGAGATTTGACGCTTATAAGGATTCTTATTATAAACGACCACCGAAGGTAAGCActgaggcggcgagagactTAAAAAGTGGAGCGTGCTGCTCACGGCGGGAGTCCTTTGTTATTAGCGACCGTCAAGGCCATCCTTCCTGCCTACACCGGTAGAGAGTGGAGGTGAGATGAAAGTGGGAAGTTGCGGCGACTGCGATTGGCGCAAGTGTCCGCAAGCGCGGCTACTTTGCGCGAGAGCTATGGTGAACGGAGACGTTTCCGAGTTCAGATGACCCCTTAGCATGCGACGTTGTCCCGTGCTTGGGGGGCTCTTGCGTCGATTTCATGCGCCTTCAGAATCCGCTGTCGGAGGACGAGTTGAGGGCTCGATACAACGAAagacgcagcgagaagcTTGCGTGCTGTGACACTTGGGCAGCGGGCATAACCTCACTCGCAGCCGAGATTACTCGACTAAGAGCTGTATATACCGGACGCGGGGGTATTCGCCCTGGGGATGATGCACCATGCGGAAATGCTCGTCCAGCAGAAAATTCCGGTGACGGTGACCTGGCAGGACGAAGCTCGATACCCGCTATGGCCGATCCGGGTGAAGGGTCCAGTACGAGCTGGCCCTTTGACAGCGCGTCATATGGTCGCGGCCAGGCagcggggctgcgccgcaTGGGCACGGCCATCGCCCGTCAGAAaaagcggaaggcggcggcgaaaacgcggcagctgaaggcggaggcgcggctgaggcTTCTgcaagaggaaggcgctgaaggcACGATAATAGTGCTGGCCACGAGGGAACACGCCGAGGCAACTGCATGGGTGCATGCTACCTCACAATGCCTGCAGAACCTGCGGCAACAGAGGCGAGGGCTCATAGTCACCTCACGGATGGCGAGCGAGCGGTTCGTGCCTCTCAGGAACATTGACACAGGGGCTGAGGGCATGCTACTCCGCTTTCAAAAACTAGGGATACCCATTGACCCACAGGAAATGGTTATCCCGTGGCACACGCGTCGCCAATTCTCAAGACTCAGGAAACACGTGGGACTCGAATGTGACACGGATGCTTCCGCACAAGCCAGTCCGATTGAACCCTGTGTCACATTGCCAGCCACATCACTTTCGACCCACGGTCCTGCACCCGGATCCGTCCGCAACACTGTGATCACCGGGACTGCAGAGCCTATCGAGCATGAGGCATCCTCTTGTACGGATGGGACAAAGGTGTGTACCGAAACCGCGTGGCGTGAGCCCTCTCTCCCAGGTAGGGGGGtagcgccttcgccgagcAGGCCCCGCGTATCCACTGTGGCGTTCCCAGGCCATCCCACGCGACAGGGACTCAGCCAGCGATGGATGATTACATCCCCGCATGGCTCCCGCATGGCTGGTACTCCTGTTGGGTTGTGGCCGCTGTTCCTATGCGTGCAGCTGCCCCGCAGTTTCTGAGCCGGGGGGACCCGAAGTTTGATGAACCGCATGCTGTGCTAGAGAGCCCAGGAGATACACACACTATGGAAAAATGCCGCGAGGCCCACGCGGGCAGTCAAGTGATATTGACTAGCTCAGGGCTCTCTGAGTAGATGCTGCTGTCTCATTCTTCCACCTAGAACAGAACGCTGAGTTTGCATCCCACGTGCTGGATGGAGGAGGGACTGGACGACGGTTTCACGATACTTGTGTGCTTTATATGCAGGCCCTGATCCGTCTACGGTACGAACATCGCCACCTGCAAACAGCGCACCTCAGTTCGCACTGCTTGCTGTCGGCAGTGGTTCCGCGATCAACGAGGAGGGGAATCTGCTGGAACCATTGCCAGCGCTGGGCGACCAGAGCGCCATTAGCGGCACAGTGACAGGGTTAGTCAGGGCGCCTCTGCATTTGGCCGGGACTGCGAGACCAGGGGATGTGAAACCAGCGGTGAGCTCTTCCGTGCCAGGTTAGCATGATGACCGTTAATGTGTGGAGGGGCCACAGAGGCGTACTTGCAAGGCACTGTGCAGCGAGAGCTTTTCAAAGACAGGGAATGTTTAGCCGTTCTGCGAGAAGTAGACCACCAGTCCACAGGGTAACC
Proteins encoded:
- a CDS encoding uncharacterized protein (encoded by transcript BESB_028560) translates to MADPGEGSSTSWPFDSASYGRGQAAGLRRMGTAIARQKKRKAAAKTRQLKAEARLRLLQEEGAEGTIIVLATREHAEATAWVHATSQCLQNLRQQRRGLIVTSRMASERFVPLRNIDTGAEGMLLRFQKLGIPIDPQEMVIPWHTRRQFSRLRKHVGLECDTDASAQASPIEPCVTLPATSLSTHGPAPGSVRNTVITGTAEPIEHEASSCTDGTKVCTETAWREPSLPGPDPSTVRTSPPANSAPQFALLAVGSGSAINEEGNLLEPLPALGDQSAISGTVTGLVRAPLHLAGTARPGDVKPAVSSSVPGSSAPSSKTPLIGRYTPWSFDAGRAEPTHRRASDELTRGPSHTRELESESEPCSAAPREPTARSAEGLVKPDLSATGTPTSDAVLQSGMSPFPESQWGMPFQAATCGSRRASLAGRCNISVSNVRAIGVLEQAAGPRPTASSPSGVEGLSVAGGNELELPPEARAPLQTIAEADCGGNKRIRFKRGPSPDASQGVVISVATAGPGHVGREVASAVVTSQAPALPQAPEEQPPEHKWHWRLPHSGPAQGEGKLGKRNCPR